A genomic stretch from Bosea sp. F3-2 includes:
- the prmC gene encoding peptide chain release factor N(5)-glutamine methyltransferase has protein sequence MPTVREARRLLAQRLIQAGSETAGLDARLLVEGSLGVENPDPDMTLPAEALARLRDFAVRRIASEPVWRILGEREFWGLPFRLSPATLEPRPDSETIVEAALKELADRRGEALKLLDLGTGTGCLLIALLSELPRATGIGVDLSEEASLTAAGNAALNGVADRARFRQGNWTEGLSGHFDLILSNPPYIPSAEIAGLSVEVREHDPLLALDGGEDGLGPYRIFARTLPALLAPGGLVVFEIGAGQGPDVVALMQAGGLEFRGSRNDLGGHERALIFALA, from the coding sequence GTGCCGACCGTCAGGGAGGCGCGGCGTCTGCTTGCGCAGCGTCTGATCCAGGCCGGCTCGGAAACCGCCGGGCTCGATGCCCGCCTCCTCGTCGAAGGCAGTCTGGGAGTCGAAAATCCCGACCCCGACATGACCTTGCCGGCAGAGGCGCTTGCCAGGCTGCGCGACTTTGCGGTGCGGCGCATCGCGAGCGAACCGGTCTGGCGCATCCTCGGCGAGCGCGAATTCTGGGGCCTCCCATTCCGGCTCTCGCCCGCGACGCTGGAGCCGCGACCGGACAGTGAGACCATCGTCGAAGCAGCCTTGAAGGAACTGGCTGATCGCCGGGGCGAGGCCCTGAAGCTGCTCGATCTCGGAACCGGAACCGGCTGCCTGCTGATCGCGCTGCTGAGCGAGCTGCCACGGGCGACGGGCATCGGCGTCGATCTGTCGGAGGAGGCCAGCCTGACGGCGGCCGGCAACGCTGCGCTGAACGGGGTGGCCGATCGCGCGCGCTTCCGACAAGGCAACTGGACCGAGGGCCTGAGCGGCCACTTCGACCTGATCCTGTCCAACCCGCCCTATATTCCCTCGGCCGAGATCGCCGGCTTGTCCGTCGAGGTGCGGGAGCATGACCCGTTGCTGGCGCTCGATGGCGGGGAGGATGGGCTGGGGCCTTATCGAATCTTCGCCAGAACCCTGCCCGCTTTGCTGGCGCCGGGCGGCCTCGTCGTCTTTGAGATCGGTGCCGGGCAGGGACCCGATGTCGTCGCGCTGATGCAGGCCGGAGGGCTTGAATTCCGAGGCAGCCGGAACGATCTAGGAGGGCATGAGCGAGCGCTGATCTTCGCGCTCGCCTGA
- a CDS encoding chromate transporter: MERGIFGQLVVTFGTISLMAIGGANAVVPEVHRQIVDILGWMDAPTFARLFAIAQTAPGPNVMLASIVGWHVAGTSGLLVATAAMLLPSSLLALACSRGLQRFSDNRIVRIVTLALVPIALGLMLASGAVATLAADAGLLGFAVTAATALVTYRSKLNPLLPMAIGTLVYVAAWYAGLV, from the coding sequence ATGGAGCGCGGCATCTTCGGCCAGCTGGTCGTCACTTTCGGCACGATCTCGCTGATGGCCATCGGCGGCGCCAATGCCGTGGTGCCGGAGGTCCACCGCCAGATCGTCGACATCCTCGGCTGGATGGACGCACCGACCTTCGCCCGCCTCTTCGCCATCGCGCAGACCGCGCCGGGACCCAACGTGATGCTTGCCAGCATCGTTGGCTGGCATGTGGCCGGCACGAGCGGTCTCTTGGTCGCTACAGCGGCAATGCTGCTGCCGTCCTCGCTGCTGGCGCTCGCCTGCAGCCGCGGGCTGCAGCGCTTCAGCGACAACCGCATTGTCCGGATCGTCACGCTGGCGCTGGTGCCGATCGCGCTCGGCCTGATGCTGGCGAGCGGCGCGGTCGCGACGCTGGCAGCCGATGCCGGTCTCCTCGGCTTCGCGGTCACCGCGGCGACCGCCCTGGTGACCTATCGTTCGAAGCTGAACCCGCTGCTGCCAATGGCCATTGGCACGCTCGTCTATGTCGCGGCCTGGTACGCCGGCCTCGTCTGA
- a CDS encoding TetR/AcrR family transcriptional regulator — MKRRASIGARRSPETEAAVKAAARALLAEKGYAGFSIEEVARRAGAGKPTIYRWWPNKADLFIAIYGGEKDAAISVPDEGSLRADLLRYTKDLWRFWREDAAGRVFRGLIAEAQSSESALAALRFKFMPERLASPRGMFVRAAERGEFAPDEIDDRLELWVGFNWLHVLTDRLDEDEASLSRKIDLLCR; from the coding sequence GTGAAGCGCCGGGCATCGATCGGCGCGCGACGCAGCCCCGAGACCGAGGCCGCCGTGAAGGCGGCGGCACGAGCCCTGCTGGCGGAGAAGGGTTATGCCGGCTTCTCGATCGAGGAGGTCGCCCGCCGCGCCGGTGCCGGCAAGCCCACGATCTACCGCTGGTGGCCGAACAAGGCCGACCTCTTCATCGCGATCTATGGCGGGGAGAAGGATGCAGCGATCTCCGTGCCTGACGAAGGCTCGCTGCGCGCCGACCTGCTCCGCTACACGAAAGACCTCTGGCGCTTCTGGCGCGAGGATGCCGCCGGCCGGGTCTTCCGCGGGCTGATCGCCGAGGCGCAGAGCAGCGAGAGCGCGCTCGCCGCGCTGCGCTTCAAGTTCATGCCGGAACGCCTCGCCTCACCGCGCGGGATGTTCGTGCGCGCCGCCGAGCGCGGTGAGTTCGCTCCGGACGAGATCGACGACCGGCTCGAACTCTGGGTCGGCTTCAACTGGCTGCATGTGCTGACCGACCGGCTGGACGAGGACGAAGCTTCGCTCAGCCGCAAGATCGATCTGCTCTGCCGCTGA
- the ptsP gene encoding phosphoenolpyruvate--protein phosphotransferase: MRGALGGPGVLLRRLREVMAASISPQERLDRLVVLIAGNLVAEVCSVYVLREDGSLELYATEGLNREAVHLTTMRAGEGLVGLIASEAEPLALSDAQAHPSFSYRPETGEEVYRSFLGVPILRGGAVMGVLVIQNRASRIYSEEEIETLQTTAMLMAEMIAAGGLKSLAAPGASIGLDRPIHGVGVILADGVGLGHAVLHEPRVAISNLIAENPAAEVSRLEAAIGEMRASIDELIERGDVAHTGEHRDVLETFRMFAHDQGWLRRMREVVLTGLTAEAAVERVQSDTRAKMLRQTDPYLRERLHDLDDLANRLLRTLLGKANGVAHEKLPENAILVARSMGPAALLDYERAHLRGLVLEEGGPTSHIAIVARALGIPAVGEVANATALVQAGDAIIVDGQAGEVQIRPQPDVENAYKDKARLRARKQKQYEKLKELPAATKDGVEITLQINAGLIVDMPNIEATAASGIGLFRTELQFMVAQHMPTTAEQQALYAAVLDAAGALPVTFRTLDIGGDKVLPYMERVEEENPALGWRAIRIGLDKPRLLRAQLRAMLRAGAGRDLKIMLPMVATTDEFRRARVIIRREQAMLEKQGVAPPHDLRVGVMVEVPSLLFELQEIAREADFLSIGTNDLMQFLFAADRENKRVADRFDPLGVGALRALRRIVDAASETSCPVTVCGEMGGKPLETMALIGLGYRGFSMSAASVGPVKAMLRALDVRKLRERMDWMLASPEGATSLRPHLAAFAAEFKVPV; this comes from the coding sequence ATGCGAGGCGCTCTGGGAGGACCGGGCGTTCTGTTGCGCCGCCTCCGCGAGGTTATGGCCGCATCGATCAGCCCGCAGGAACGGCTTGATCGGCTCGTCGTCCTGATCGCCGGCAATCTCGTCGCGGAAGTCTGTTCCGTCTACGTCCTGCGCGAGGACGGCTCGCTCGAACTCTACGCCACCGAAGGCCTCAACCGCGAAGCCGTCCACCTCACGACCATGCGCGCCGGGGAGGGCCTCGTCGGCCTGATCGCGAGTGAGGCCGAGCCCTTGGCGCTCTCGGACGCGCAGGCGCATCCCTCCTTCTCCTACCGGCCCGAGACGGGCGAGGAGGTCTATCGCTCCTTCCTCGGCGTGCCGATCCTGCGTGGCGGCGCCGTGATGGGCGTGCTCGTCATCCAGAACCGGGCCTCGCGCATCTATTCCGAAGAGGAGATCGAGACCCTCCAGACCACCGCCATGCTGATGGCGGAGATGATCGCGGCCGGCGGGCTGAAATCGCTGGCCGCACCCGGCGCCTCCATCGGTCTCGACCGGCCGATCCACGGCGTCGGCGTGATCTTGGCTGACGGCGTCGGCCTCGGGCATGCCGTGCTGCACGAACCCCGTGTCGCGATCAGCAACCTCATCGCCGAAAACCCGGCCGCTGAGGTCAGCCGCCTCGAGGCTGCGATCGGCGAGATGCGCGCCTCGATCGACGAGCTGATCGAGCGTGGCGACGTTGCCCATACCGGCGAGCACCGGGACGTGCTCGAGACTTTCCGGATGTTCGCCCATGATCAGGGCTGGCTGCGCCGGATGCGCGAAGTCGTGCTGACGGGCCTTACCGCGGAGGCGGCGGTCGAGCGCGTCCAGTCCGACACCCGCGCGAAGATGCTGCGCCAGACCGATCCCTATCTGCGGGAGCGGTTGCACGATCTCGACGATCTCGCCAACCGGCTCCTGCGCACCCTTCTCGGCAAAGCCAATGGCGTCGCGCACGAGAAGTTGCCGGAGAACGCAATCCTCGTCGCCCGCTCCATGGGACCCGCCGCGCTGCTCGACTATGAGCGCGCGCATCTGCGCGGCCTCGTCCTGGAGGAAGGCGGCCCGACGAGCCACATCGCCATCGTCGCCCGCGCGCTGGGCATTCCGGCAGTCGGCGAGGTCGCCAATGCGACCGCGCTCGTCCAGGCGGGTGACGCCATCATCGTCGATGGCCAGGCGGGCGAGGTGCAGATCCGTCCGCAGCCCGATGTCGAGAACGCCTACAAGGACAAGGCCCGGCTGCGCGCCCGCAAGCAGAAGCAGTACGAGAAGCTGAAGGAGCTGCCGGCGGCGACCAAGGATGGTGTCGAGATCACCCTGCAGATCAATGCCGGCCTGATCGTCGACATGCCGAACATCGAGGCAACCGCAGCGTCTGGTATCGGCCTCTTCCGCACCGAGCTGCAGTTCATGGTGGCGCAGCACATGCCTACCACCGCCGAGCAGCAGGCGCTCTATGCGGCGGTTCTGGACGCGGCCGGTGCGCTGCCGGTGACTTTCCGCACCCTCGATATCGGCGGCGACAAGGTGCTGCCCTATATGGAGCGGGTCGAGGAGGAGAACCCTGCGCTCGGCTGGCGAGCGATCCGCATCGGGCTCGACAAGCCGCGCCTGCTCAGGGCGCAGCTACGCGCGATGTTGCGTGCTGGCGCTGGGCGCGATCTCAAGATCATGCTGCCGATGGTCGCGACCACGGACGAGTTCCGTCGCGCCCGCGTGATCATCCGCCGCGAGCAGGCGATGCTGGAGAAGCAGGGCGTCGCTCCGCCGCATGATCTGCGCGTCGGCGTGATGGTGGAGGTGCCTTCGCTTCTGTTCGAGTTGCAGGAAATCGCCCGCGAGGCGGATTTCCTCTCGATCGGGACGAACGACCTGATGCAGTTCCTGTTCGCGGCCGACCGCGAGAACAAGCGCGTGGCGGACCGGTTCGATCCGCTCGGTGTCGGTGCGCTCAGGGCACTGCGCCGGATCGTCGATGCGGCGTCGGAAACCAGCTGCCCGGTGACCGTCTGCGGCGAGATGGGCGGCAAGCCGCTGGAGACCATGGCGCTGATCGGGCTCGGCTATCGCGGCTTCTCGATGTCGGCCGCCTCGGTCGGCCCGGTCAAGGCGATGTTGCGTGCGCTCGACGTCCGCAAGCTTCGCGAACGCATGGACTGGATGCTCGCTTCGCCGGAAGGTGCTACCAGCCTGCGCCCGCACCTCGCCGCCTTCGCGGCCGAATTCAAGGTCCCGGTCTAG
- a CDS encoding M20 family metallopeptidase, whose translation MSALTPEEQKVTEWLASRKEGMVALLRELVDTDSGSYDKAGVDRAGEVVARFHKANGLDVEIVPDTRFGDAVKARLPNPAANDQRPVLLLGHRDTVFPQGEPTRRPFTIKGARAYGPGVADMKGGIVISAFVAAAFSECGGLASPLLMLTTSDEEIGSPSSRPVIEEAARESRCVFNAEPSRLPAGTDFAKDHKQSVTSGRKGGVFMRAEFTGKPAHSGANYEKGASAIVDLGHKIPKLQGLTDLEKGVTVNVGLIGGGQTVNTIAPHAWCEIDLRYVTAAQRDEMVGKIKAIVEAPEVQGTSAALSIKGEFLPLERSPESAALYDTYREAASAFGIGVTAEFTGGCADSGFTAAQGTPTLCSVGPIGGMAHTPDEFLEVESLVPAAQVLALAVMRAAARVG comes from the coding sequence ATGAGCGCTTTGACCCCCGAGGAACAGAAGGTCACCGAGTGGCTGGCGAGCCGCAAGGAAGGCATGGTCGCGCTGCTGCGCGAGCTGGTCGACACCGACTCGGGCTCCTACGACAAGGCCGGCGTCGACCGCGCGGGCGAGGTCGTCGCGCGCTTCCACAAGGCGAACGGGCTCGATGTCGAGATCGTGCCGGACACCCGCTTCGGCGATGCGGTCAAGGCGCGCCTGCCCAACCCGGCGGCCAATGACCAGCGCCCCGTGCTGCTGCTCGGCCATCGCGACACCGTCTTCCCGCAGGGCGAACCGACGCGCCGGCCTTTCACGATCAAGGGCGCGCGCGCCTACGGGCCGGGCGTTGCCGATATGAAGGGCGGCATCGTGATCTCGGCCTTCGTCGCCGCGGCTTTCTCCGAATGCGGCGGCTTGGCCTCGCCGCTGCTGATGCTCACGACCAGCGACGAGGAGATCGGCTCGCCGTCCTCGCGACCCGTCATCGAGGAGGCGGCGCGCGAGTCGCGCTGCGTCTTCAATGCCGAGCCCAGCCGCCTGCCGGCCGGGACCGATTTCGCGAAGGACCATAAGCAGTCCGTCACCAGCGGCCGCAAGGGCGGCGTCTTCATGCGTGCCGAGTTCACCGGCAAGCCGGCCCATTCCGGCGCCAATTACGAGAAGGGCGCCTCGGCCATCGTCGATCTCGGCCACAAGATCCCGAAGCTGCAGGGCCTCACCGATCTGGAGAAAGGCGTCACCGTCAATGTCGGGCTGATCGGCGGCGGCCAGACGGTCAACACCATCGCCCCGCATGCCTGGTGCGAGATCGATCTGCGCTACGTCACTGCCGCCCAGCGCGACGAGATGGTCGGCAAGATCAAGGCGATCGTCGAGGCGCCGGAGGTGCAGGGCACCAGCGCTGCGCTCTCGATCAAGGGAGAGTTCCTGCCGCTCGAGCGCTCGCCGGAATCGGCGGCACTGTACGACACCTATCGCGAGGCGGCTTCCGCCTTCGGGATCGGCGTCACCGCAGAATTCACCGGTGGCTGCGCCGATTCCGGCTTCACCGCCGCGCAGGGCACTCCGACGCTGTGCAGCGTCGGTCCGATCGGCGGCATGGCGCATACGCCGGACGAGTTCCTCGAGGTCGAAAGCCTCGTGCCGGCGGCGCAGGTGCTCGCGCTTGCCGTGATGCGTGCCGCCGCGAGGGTCGGCTGA
- a CDS encoding glycoside hydrolase family 15 protein, with protein sequence MTVMTTAAGHHSASLDLGVIGNCSIAALIDRRARIVWGCFPRFDRDPVFCSLIDNEADDGNEELKKGFFAIELVGMTRCEQGYLDNTAILSSVLSDDQGNAIEILDFAPRFVRYERFFRPPQLVRRVRRISGRPRIRVLLKPSLGIGEEPDEITRGSNHVRFVGADQTIRLTTNAPISYVMESTPFAVDQTYSFVIGSDEALRAEIETASREFLDKTTDYWRDWVRSLSIPFEYQREVIRAAITLKLCSFEETGAIVAALTTSIPEAPGTQRNWDYRYCWLRDAYFVVHALNRLGTTRTMEDYLGFITNIVDTFSESGAEHLPPLYPITRGGTLIEFEATSLSGYRGHQPVRFGNGAAVQIQNDGYGAVVLAATHSFFDRRLIQPGKDTLFSQLERMGELAISVFDKPDAGPWELREKEAVHSFSSVMCWAACDRLARIAGTLGRADRKEYWKGEAKRLKTIIAERIWNGEKGHFVSTFNGQDLDATLLLLAEIGFVKPDDVRFIATVEAIGRDLKRGDLLLRYATQDDFGYMHTGFLICAFWYVDALNTIGRCEEAKELFERILKRRNSFGLLSEDADLETGELWGNFPQTYSMVGLINCAMRLSRDWEEAF encoded by the coding sequence ATGACCGTAATGACCACGGCCGCGGGGCACCACTCCGCCTCGCTCGACCTCGGCGTGATCGGCAACTGCTCGATCGCCGCGCTCATCGACCGACGCGCCCGCATTGTCTGGGGCTGCTTCCCACGCTTCGACCGCGATCCGGTGTTCTGCTCGCTGATCGACAACGAGGCCGATGACGGCAATGAGGAGCTGAAGAAGGGCTTCTTCGCCATCGAGCTCGTCGGCATGACGCGCTGCGAGCAGGGCTATCTCGACAACACCGCGATCCTGTCCTCCGTCCTCTCGGACGACCAGGGGAACGCCATCGAGATCCTCGATTTCGCACCGCGTTTCGTGCGCTATGAGCGCTTCTTCCGGCCGCCGCAGCTCGTGCGCCGCGTGCGCCGGATTTCGGGCCGGCCGCGCATCCGCGTCTTGCTCAAGCCCAGCCTCGGCATCGGCGAGGAGCCCGACGAAATCACGCGCGGCTCCAACCATGTCCGCTTCGTCGGCGCCGATCAGACGATCCGGCTGACGACGAACGCTCCAATCTCCTACGTCATGGAGAGCACGCCCTTCGCGGTCGATCAGACCTATTCCTTCGTCATTGGCTCGGACGAGGCGCTGCGCGCGGAGATCGAAACGGCATCACGCGAATTCCTCGACAAGACGACCGATTACTGGCGCGACTGGGTGCGCTCGCTCTCGATCCCGTTCGAATACCAGCGGGAGGTGATCCGCGCGGCGATCACGCTCAAGCTCTGCTCCTTCGAGGAAACCGGCGCGATCGTCGCGGCGCTGACCACCTCGATCCCGGAGGCGCCGGGCACGCAGCGCAACTGGGATTATCGCTATTGCTGGCTGCGCGACGCCTATTTCGTCGTCCATGCGCTCAACCGCCTCGGCACGACGCGGACGATGGAGGACTATCTCGGCTTCATCACCAACATCGTCGACACCTTCTCGGAGAGCGGCGCCGAGCACCTGCCGCCGCTCTATCCGATCACGCGTGGCGGCACGCTGATCGAGTTCGAGGCCACGAGCCTCTCAGGCTATCGCGGGCACCAGCCGGTGCGCTTCGGCAATGGCGCGGCGGTGCAGATCCAGAATGACGGCTATGGCGCGGTCGTGCTGGCGGCGACGCATTCCTTCTTCGACCGCCGCCTGATCCAGCCCGGCAAGGACACGCTGTTCAGCCAGCTCGAACGCATGGGCGAACTGGCGATCTCCGTGTTCGACAAGCCCGATGCCGGCCCCTGGGAGCTGCGCGAGAAGGAAGCGGTGCACTCCTTCTCCAGTGTGATGTGCTGGGCCGCCTGCGACCGGCTCGCCCGCATCGCCGGCACGCTCGGGCGCGCCGATCGCAAGGAATACTGGAAGGGCGAGGCGAAGCGGCTCAAGACCATCATCGCCGAGCGCATCTGGAACGGCGAGAAGGGCCATTTCGTCTCGACCTTCAACGGCCAGGATCTCGACGCGACACTGTTGCTCCTCGCCGAGATCGGCTTCGTCAAACCCGACGACGTCCGCTTCATTGCCACCGTCGAGGCGATCGGCCGCGACCTGAAGCGCGGCGATCTCTTGCTGCGCTACGCGACGCAGGACGATTTCGGCTACATGCACACCGGCTTCCTGATCTGCGCCTTCTGGTATGTCGATGCGCTGAACACGATCGGCCGCTGCGAGGAGGCCAAGGAGCTGTTCGAGCGCATCCTGAAGCGGCGTAACAGCTTCGGCCTGCTTTCGGAGGATGCCGACCTCGAAACCGGTGAGCTCTGGGGCAATTTCCCGCAGACCTATTCGATGGTCGGGCTGATCAACTGCGCGATGCGCCTCAGCCGCGACTGGGAAGAGGCGTTCTGA
- the otsA gene encoding alpha,alpha-trehalose-phosphate synthase (UDP-forming) gives MRLIVVSNRVTIPDRQEKATAGGLAVALREALEQHGGLWFGWSGGISDATVHDVRQVQRGNVTYAVTDLSEAERQSYYLGFSNRALWPLMHYRLGLTDFQRSDYMGYLGVNRRFARALASLIQPDDVIWIHDYHLIPLAAELRRRGVTNRIGYFHHIPWPSADVIGALPFSGTLIRTIAAYNLVGMQTELDVRNLIGGLEALCGGRSDGQRVRVGTRETEVQAFPIGIDVEAFRRLATASTRQVPTPLRATRESLGERKLVVGVDRLDYSKGIVQRLEAFGEFLRSHPEHRGNVSLLQIAPPSRSDVPEYAELDRLSDEVAGRLNAQLGEFDWTPIRVVKKAYSRNALAGFYRRAEVGLVTPMRDGMNLVAKEYIAAQNPADPGVLVLSRFAGAAQQMREALIVNPYDTHEVAEAIRTALAMPKTERIRRFEALYATIAATDIDWWAQRYLDALAGGGAVSSAEAEHKKPRIGTRRPARAAAAIAKRPPQDAKSRKVSKGSPRKRRGPAVPHLAVVQP, from the coding sequence ATGCGTCTCATCGTCGTTTCGAATCGCGTCACCATTCCCGATCGCCAGGAAAAGGCAACGGCGGGCGGGCTGGCGGTGGCGCTGCGCGAGGCGCTCGAGCAGCATGGTGGCCTCTGGTTCGGCTGGAGCGGCGGCATCAGTGACGCGACGGTCCATGACGTCCGGCAGGTCCAGCGCGGCAACGTGACCTATGCCGTGACCGACCTCAGCGAGGCCGAACGGCAGAGCTATTATCTCGGCTTTTCGAACCGGGCTCTCTGGCCGCTGATGCATTACCGACTCGGGCTGACCGATTTCCAGCGCAGCGACTATATGGGCTATCTCGGCGTCAATCGCCGCTTCGCCCGGGCGCTGGCGAGCCTCATCCAGCCCGACGACGTCATCTGGATCCACGATTACCATCTGATCCCGCTGGCGGCGGAGCTGCGCCGGCGCGGTGTTACCAACCGCATCGGCTATTTCCACCACATCCCCTGGCCCTCGGCCGATGTGATCGGGGCCTTGCCGTTCAGCGGGACGCTGATCCGCACCATCGCTGCCTATAATCTGGTCGGCATGCAGACGGAGCTTGATGTCCGCAACCTGATCGGCGGGCTGGAGGCGCTATGCGGCGGCCGCAGCGACGGGCAGCGCGTGCGTGTCGGCACGCGCGAGACCGAAGTACAGGCCTTCCCGATCGGCATCGACGTCGAGGCTTTCCGCCGCCTCGCCACGGCCTCGACGCGTCAGGTGCCGACGCCGCTGCGAGCCACGCGGGAATCCCTCGGCGAGCGCAAACTGGTCGTCGGTGTCGACCGGCTCGACTATTCGAAGGGCATCGTGCAGCGCCTCGAAGCTTTCGGAGAGTTCCTGCGCAGCCATCCGGAGCATCGCGGCAATGTGAGCCTTCTGCAGATCGCCCCGCCTTCGCGCAGCGATGTGCCCGAATATGCCGAGCTCGACCGTCTTTCCGACGAGGTTGCGGGCAGGCTGAACGCCCAGCTCGGTGAGTTTGACTGGACGCCGATCCGGGTGGTCAAAAAGGCATATTCCCGCAATGCACTCGCCGGCTTCTATCGCCGCGCGGAGGTCGGTCTCGTCACCCCGATGCGGGACGGGATGAACCTCGTCGCCAAGGAATATATCGCCGCGCAGAATCCTGCGGATCCGGGTGTCCTTGTCCTCTCGCGCTTCGCCGGCGCTGCCCAGCAGATGCGCGAGGCCCTGATCGTCAATCCCTACGATACCCATGAGGTGGCGGAAGCGATCCGTACCGCGCTCGCCATGCCGAAGACCGAACGTATTCGGCGTTTCGAGGCGCTTTACGCCACGATTGCCGCGACGGACATCGATTGGTGGGCGCAGCGATATCTCGACGCGTTGGCGGGTGGTGGCGCCGTGTCGAGCGCGGAAGCCGAGCACAAGAAGCCGAGAATCGGAACCCGGCGCCCTGCGCGGGCCGCCGCCGCCATCGCGAAACGGCCACCCCAGGATGCGAAGAGCCGCAAGGTCTCGAAAGGATCACCTCGGAAGCGAAGAGGCCCCGCGGTGCCTCATTTGGCGGTGGTTCAGCCATGA
- the prfA gene encoding peptide chain release factor 1: MSLQLPQDRLDSIVARHAAATDEINHASDPVRTVELAKELSELDPVVSAIASWRQAQVSLEEAEGLIADPATDPEFRDLAYEERDAARAEIEARGREILIALLPKDAADERGVIIEIRAGTGGDEASLFAGDLLRMYQRYAAQKGWSIDILSESEGTVGGYKEVIAEINGRGVYARLKFESGVHRVQRVPDTEASGRIHTSAATVATLPLASDVDVVLNDADIRIDTLRSGGAGGQHVNKTESAVRLTHIPTNIVVLVQDERSQHKNKARAYELLRAKLYDMERLRADAERAADRRSQVGSGDRSERIRTYNFPQGRVTDHRINLTLYKLDEMMQGLVLDEILDALTAEHQARLLAEEGAA, from the coding sequence ATGTCCCTTCAGCTTCCCCAGGATCGTCTCGACAGCATCGTGGCGCGTCATGCCGCCGCGACGGACGAGATCAACCACGCGAGCGACCCGGTGCGGACCGTCGAATTGGCGAAGGAGCTCTCGGAGCTCGATCCGGTTGTTTCCGCGATCGCTTCCTGGCGCCAGGCGCAGGTCTCGCTGGAGGAGGCTGAGGGACTGATCGCAGATCCCGCGACTGACCCGGAGTTCCGCGATCTCGCCTATGAGGAGCGTGACGCCGCCCGCGCCGAGATCGAGGCGCGCGGCCGCGAGATCCTGATCGCGCTGCTGCCGAAGGATGCGGCCGACGAGCGCGGCGTCATCATCGAAATCCGGGCGGGAACGGGAGGCGATGAAGCCTCGCTCTTCGCCGGTGATCTGCTGCGCATGTATCAGCGCTATGCCGCCCAGAAGGGCTGGAGCATCGACATTCTTTCGGAAAGCGAGGGAACTGTCGGCGGCTACAAGGAAGTCATCGCCGAGATCAACGGCCGCGGCGTCTATGCCAGGCTCAAATTCGAATCCGGCGTTCACCGCGTTCAGCGTGTGCCGGATACCGAGGCGAGCGGGCGCATCCATACTTCGGCGGCGACAGTCGCGACCCTGCCATTGGCCAGTGATGTCGATGTCGTGCTCAATGATGCCGACATCCGCATCGACACGTTGCGCTCCGGCGGCGCGGGTGGCCAGCACGTCAACAAGACGGAATCGGCTGTGCGCCTCACCCATATTCCGACCAATATCGTCGTGCTGGTCCAGGACGAGCGCTCTCAGCACAAGAACAAGGCCAGGGCCTATGAACTGCTGCGCGCCAAACTCTACGACATGGAGCGCCTGCGCGCCGATGCGGAGCGCGCCGCCGATCGGCGTTCGCAGGTGGGCTCCGGCGATCGCTCGGAGCGGATCCGCACCTATAATTTCCCGCAGGGGCGGGTCACCGACCATCGCATCAACTTGACGCTCTACAAGCTCGACGAGATGATGCAGGGTCTCGTTCTCGACGAGATCCTCGATGCTCTGACCGCCGAGCATCAGGCAAGGCTCCTGGCAGAGGAAGGAGCGGCTTAG
- the otsB gene encoding trehalose-phosphatase: MTTLIEPATVQSTRDIAAEAEQIALFLDFDGTLVEIAPSPEDVQLDRRVAPALESLRSQLGGALALVSGRPIAFLDEMLAPHRFDIAGLHGAQIRMGGELRSQSEAPEHMRDAVRDLVRFANSHVGIIVEDKRISAALHWRLAPGLKDEALDLMRKAAAKLGPGVRLQEGKSVAELVPASASKGVAIAWLMATPGYAGRRPVFIGDDITDEDGFETVNAMGGLSVRIGADRESLATIRLASPTALRHILLEAAENGGLTTSSFAQD, from the coding sequence ATGACGACATTGATCGAACCGGCAACTGTCCAGAGCACCCGTGATATCGCTGCGGAGGCGGAGCAGATCGCGCTATTCCTGGACTTCGACGGAACATTGGTCGAGATCGCACCCTCGCCCGAGGATGTTCAGCTCGACCGCCGCGTCGCCCCGGCGCTGGAAAGCCTGCGCAGCCAGCTTGGTGGCGCGCTGGCCCTGGTCTCGGGACGCCCGATCGCCTTCCTCGACGAGATGCTGGCACCGCACCGCTTCGATATCGCCGGGCTGCACGGCGCACAGATCCGGATGGGCGGCGAGCTCCGCTCGCAATCCGAGGCGCCCGAACACATGCGTGATGCGGTGCGGGACCTCGTGCGTTTCGCCAACAGCCATGTCGGCATCATCGTCGAGGACAAGCGGATTTCGGCGGCGCTGCACTGGCGGCTCGCGCCCGGGCTCAAGGACGAGGCGCTGGATCTGATGCGCAAGGCGGCTGCAAAGCTCGGACCGGGCGTGCGCCTGCAGGAGGGCAAGTCCGTCGCCGAGCTGGTGCCGGCCAGCGCGAGCAAGGGCGTCGCCATCGCCTGGCTGATGGCGACGCCGGGCTATGCCGGCCGCCGCCCCGTCTTCATCGGCGACGACATCACCGACGAGGACGGCTTCGAGACGGTCAACGCCATGGGTGGGCTTTCGGTCCGTATCGGCGCGGATCGGGAAAGCCTGGCGACAATCCGGCTCGCCTCGCCGACCGCCTTGCGGCATATCCTTCTCGAAGCCGCCGAGAATGGCGGCCTCACCACCTCCAGCTTTGCCCAGGATTGA